In one window of Thiobacter sp. AK1 DNA:
- a CDS encoding WGR domain-containing protein → MGTTEGPTNHAVVIEYRTDRRGYTMWLERDLFGAFVLYRRWRGLHNRRGGMKRQVFEREDDALKEVRRVMRLRERHGYVLVGQ, encoded by the coding sequence ATGGGAACCACTGAAGGCCCCACGAACCACGCCGTGGTCATCGAGTACCGCACAGATCGGCGCGGCTACACCATGTGGCTGGAGCGCGACCTGTTCGGGGCCTTTGTGCTGTATCGCCGTTGGCGAGGACTCCACAACCGGCGGGGCGGGATGAAACGCCAGGTGTTCGAGCGCGAAGACGATGCCTTGAAAGAGGTGCGCCGGGTGATGCGCTTGCGGGAAAGGCACGGCTATGTGCTGGTCGGCCAATAG
- the relB gene encoding type II toxin-antitoxin system RelB family antitoxin produces the protein MLAIRLPAEIEARLEALAKATGRTKSYYVREAILEYLDDLEDLYLAEQRLIDLRAGKTQTVPLEEVMKRYGMEG, from the coding sequence ATGCTTGCCATCCGACTGCCCGCTGAAATAGAAGCCCGTCTTGAAGCACTCGCCAAGGCCACCGGCCGCACCAAATCCTACTATGTCCGCGAGGCCATCCTTGAGTACTTGGACGACCTCGAGGATTTATACCTCGCAGAGCAACGCCTGATCGACCTTCGCGCAGGCAAAACCCAAACCGTGCCGCTCGAAGAAGTGATGAAACGCTATGGCATGGAAGGTTGA
- a CDS encoding type II toxin-antitoxin system RelE family toxin has product MAWKVELDPAAERELDKIDQQIARRILAFLHGRVAHLDDPRSIGEALKGSKLGAFWKYRVADYRIVASIEDGALRILVVRIGNRKDVYHGEVYHEAGSHLWTGLGRSE; this is encoded by the coding sequence ATGGCATGGAAGGTTGAACTCGACCCAGCCGCCGAGCGAGAGCTAGACAAGATCGACCAGCAGATCGCCCGCCGAATCCTCGCTTTTTTGCATGGCCGTGTCGCCCATCTCGACGACCCGCGCAGTATTGGCGAAGCCTTGAAAGGCTCCAAGCTGGGGGCCTTCTGGAAATACCGCGTGGCCGACTATCGCATTGTTGCCAGCATCGAGGACGGCGCTTTGCGCATCCTCGTTGTGCGCATCGGCAATCGCAAGGATGTGTATCATGGAGAGGTGTACCATGAAGCAGGAAGTCATCTTTGGACCGGCTTAGGCAGGTCTGAGTAG
- a CDS encoding DNA cytosine methyltransferase → MSQFTSLEMCAGAGGQALGLEMAGFDHCALVELEPAACATLRLNRPTWNVIEGDLRLFSGTPYKGIDLVAGGVPCPPFSKAGKQLGANDERDLFPEAIRLVDECRPQAVMIENVRGLLDAVFDDYRNKVERQLKKLGYVPGWRLLNASDYGVSQLRPRVVFVGIRKELASGFSWPEPLKTEPQTVGNLLHDLMKANGWRGADRWREQANTIAPTLVGGSKKHGGPDLGPTRAKRAWAALGVDGTGLWDEAPPRDFVGMPRLTPRMTARIQGFPDDWQFSGRKTAAYRQIGNAFPPPVAAAVARQIFAALAVKRIFKVA, encoded by the coding sequence ATGAGCCAATTCACTTCACTGGAAATGTGCGCGGGGGCAGGCGGACAGGCCCTCGGCCTGGAAATGGCGGGCTTCGACCATTGTGCGCTGGTCGAGCTGGAACCGGCTGCTTGTGCAACGCTGCGGCTCAACCGCCCGACCTGGAACGTCATCGAAGGCGACTTGCGCCTGTTCAGCGGCACTCCTTACAAGGGTATCGACCTGGTGGCCGGCGGTGTCCCATGTCCTCCATTCTCCAAGGCTGGCAAGCAGCTTGGTGCAAACGATGAACGCGACCTGTTCCCCGAAGCAATCCGCCTAGTCGATGAGTGCCGTCCTCAAGCAGTGATGATCGAGAACGTGCGCGGCCTTCTTGATGCGGTCTTTGACGACTACCGGAACAAGGTCGAAAGGCAGCTCAAGAAGCTGGGTTATGTGCCTGGATGGCGGCTGCTCAATGCCTCGGACTATGGCGTTTCCCAACTCCGGCCCCGCGTGGTGTTCGTAGGCATCCGTAAAGAATTGGCCTCAGGCTTCTCATGGCCCGAACCTCTCAAGACTGAACCACAGACGGTGGGTAATCTGCTGCACGATCTCATGAAGGCCAACGGCTGGCGCGGCGCTGACCGCTGGCGCGAACAGGCCAACACCATTGCCCCGACCCTGGTTGGTGGCTCCAAGAAGCACGGCGGGCCAGACCTCGGCCCGACTCGCGCAAAACGCGCCTGGGCCGCCCTTGGCGTCGATGGAACGGGGCTGTGGGACGAGGCCCCGCCGCGTGACTTCGTCGGCATGCCGCGCCTGACGCCACGCATGACGGCACGGATTCAGGGCTTCCCGGATGACTGGCAGTTCTCCGGTCGCAAGACGGCCGCCTATCGCCAGATTGGCAACGCCTTCCCGCCGCCGGTCGCTGCGGCTGTGGCCCGGCAAATCTTCGCGGCCCTGGCCGTGAAGCGTATTTTCAAGGTGGCATGA
- a CDS encoding NgoMIV family type II restriction endonuclease, whose amino-acid sequence MMTTAADFAEARKAFHASLLASILTINGDGVVSNADSSNTTSKAIAKGIADLLKAETIGERIAGQTSGNQFEGICATFVRETFLKLGHLRPGTWDVHQVCGRNRLEIARYEQYAHLVALDRAAKADAELAAALGSDYTITPDIVVVRDTEDDNAINASAYLVDDSVTTLASLRKKNGGLPLLHASISCKWTIRSDRAQNARSEALNLVRNRKGRLPHIVVVTAEPTPSRLASIALGTGDIDCVYHFALYELQETVKALGLDDAADLLAVMVNGNRLKDISDLPLDLAV is encoded by the coding sequence ATGATGACGACGGCCGCCGACTTCGCCGAAGCCCGCAAGGCGTTCCATGCCTCGCTGCTGGCATCAATCTTGACCATCAACGGTGACGGGGTGGTCAGCAACGCGGACAGCAGCAACACGACGAGCAAGGCGATCGCCAAGGGCATTGCCGATCTGCTCAAAGCCGAAACCATCGGGGAGCGAATCGCGGGCCAGACCTCGGGCAACCAGTTCGAGGGCATTTGCGCGACCTTCGTGCGAGAAACCTTCCTCAAGCTGGGGCACCTGCGCCCCGGCACCTGGGACGTGCATCAAGTCTGCGGCCGAAACCGCTTGGAAATCGCCCGGTATGAGCAATACGCGCACCTGGTCGCCCTTGACCGGGCTGCCAAGGCCGATGCCGAACTGGCTGCCGCCCTCGGAAGCGATTACACCATCACGCCGGATATTGTGGTCGTGCGCGACACTGAGGACGACAACGCCATCAATGCGTCGGCGTACCTGGTCGATGACAGCGTGACTACGCTCGCCAGCCTGCGGAAGAAAAACGGCGGCCTGCCGCTGTTGCATGCAAGCATTTCCTGCAAGTGGACGATCCGCAGCGACCGGGCGCAAAACGCCAGGTCGGAAGCGTTGAACTTGGTGCGAAACCGCAAAGGCCGCCTGCCCCATATCGTGGTCGTCACGGCAGAGCCGACACCGAGCCGCCTGGCCTCTATTGCCTTGGGCACAGGGGACATTGACTGCGTATATCACTTCGCCCTCTACGAACTGCAAGAAACCGTTAAGGCCCTCGGTCTTGACGATGCGGCCGACCTCTTGGCGGTGATGGTCAACGGGAATCGTCTCAAGGACATTTCCGATCTGCCGCTCGATCTAGCCGTTTGA
- a CDS encoding DNA-binding protein, translated as MALTRDDIWAVADRLAAEGKAPTLAAVRKALGSGSFTTISEAMREWHQRRKEKTDKAQEAGPVPPDLDEAVRRFAQDVWAKATEMAKAEVVKLAHEYAEARQEWGRERQELEAVAEDLSAALEECEAKAAGLVRRHADTEVLVLELREQVRENEARIEELRQENQRLHDLLRQMASSRAENDRRQP; from the coding sequence ATGGCTCTGACCAGGGATGACATCTGGGCGGTCGCTGACCGGCTCGCCGCAGAAGGGAAGGCGCCGACCCTGGCGGCCGTTCGTAAAGCGCTTGGCAGCGGAAGTTTCACGACGATTTCCGAAGCCATGCGCGAGTGGCATCAGCGACGGAAGGAGAAGACGGACAAGGCGCAGGAAGCCGGTCCCGTGCCACCCGACCTGGACGAGGCCGTCCGCCGCTTCGCTCAGGACGTCTGGGCGAAAGCTACGGAGATGGCCAAGGCGGAGGTGGTGAAGCTGGCGCACGAGTACGCCGAGGCCAGGCAAGAATGGGGCCGCGAACGGCAGGAGCTGGAAGCGGTGGCAGAAGACCTGTCGGCAGCGTTGGAGGAGTGCGAGGCCAAGGCCGCGGGCTTGGTTCGGCGTCACGCCGATACCGAAGTCCTTGTGCTCGAACTCAGGGAGCAGGTGAGGGAGAACGAGGCGCGGATCGAGGAGTTGCGGCAGGAAAACCAGCGCCTGCATGATCTGTTACGTCAGATGGCTTCCAGCCGAGCAGAAAACGATCGACGACAGCCATGA